From the Vibrio metoecus genome, one window contains:
- the ccmE gene encoding cytochrome c maturation protein CcmE yields the protein MNPRRKKRLGVVLAILLGLSATVGLIIYALNQNMDLFYTPSELVYGKEGNKPEVGQRLRIGGMVVVGSVKRDPNSLKVSFDLHDVGPSVTITYDGILPDLFREGQGIVAQGVLVDATNIEAFEVLAKHDENYMPPEIAEAMQKTHAPLQYTEEQQGSAQ from the coding sequence ATGAACCCAAGACGTAAAAAGCGGCTCGGTGTTGTTTTAGCGATCTTACTTGGACTGAGTGCCACGGTTGGACTGATCATCTACGCCTTAAATCAAAATATGGATTTGTTTTATACCCCAAGTGAGTTGGTGTATGGAAAAGAAGGAAATAAACCTGAAGTGGGGCAACGTCTTCGCATTGGTGGAATGGTGGTCGTCGGTTCTGTAAAGCGTGATCCTAATTCTCTGAAAGTCAGTTTTGATTTACATGATGTAGGCCCTAGCGTCACGATCACCTATGACGGTATTTTGCCGGATCTATTCCGAGAAGGTCAGGGTATTGTCGCTCAAGGTGTTCTCGTTGATGCAACGAATATCGAAGCATTTGAAGTATTGGCAAAACATGATGAGAACTACATGCCACCAGAAATTGCTGAAGCTATGCAAAAAACACATGCACCACTCCAGTACACCGAAGAACAACAAGGAAGTGCACAATGA
- the ccmD gene encoding heme exporter protein CcmD, with protein MHFESFSDFLAMGGYASYVWGAFGLTYLSMAVLWIVSVRRKNTLLNQVRNKLERQARIDAAKHMENTL; from the coding sequence ATGCATTTTGAATCCTTTAGTGATTTTCTAGCAATGGGTGGTTATGCCAGCTATGTCTGGGGAGCCTTTGGCTTAACTTATCTGTCGATGGCGGTGTTGTGGATCGTCAGCGTTCGACGTAAAAACACGTTACTCAATCAAGTGCGCAATAAATTGGAGCGTCAGGCTCGGATTGATGCCGCAAAACATATGGAGAACACACTATGA